From the genome of Hyperolius riggenbachi isolate aHypRig1 chromosome 9, aHypRig1.pri, whole genome shotgun sequence, one region includes:
- the EGLN3 gene encoding prolyl hydroxylase EGLN3 isoform X2 yields MPLNHSPSVDLEKLALEHIAPRLLSAGYCYVDNVLGEEFGDKVLAQVRRLHQEGVLKDGQLAGRLRGVSKKHLRGDKITWVAGNEEGCEAIGFVLSVIDRLVVLCGTHLGQYYVKERSKVHGGILRIFPDGGSHVADVEPLFDRLLFFWSDRRNPHEVQPSYATRYALTVWYFDAKERAAAKQRFKRLSESRQDSASEDS; encoded by the exons ATGCCTCTCAATCATAGCCCATCTGTGGACCTTGAGAAGCTGGCCTTGGAGCACATTGCACCTCGTTTGCTCTCAGCCGGCTACTGCTATGTGGATAACGTAttgggagaggagtttggggacaAGGTGTTGGCACAGGTGAGACGTTTGCACCAGGAAGGGGTGCTGAAGGATGGACAGTTAGCAGGACGTCTGCGAGGCGTTTCCAAGAAGCACCTTCGAGGGGACAAAATTACATGGGTTGCTGGCAATGAAGAAGGCTGTGAGGCGATTGGATTTGTCCTGTCCGTTATAGACCGACTGGTGGTGTTATGTGGAACCCATCTGGGCCAGTACTATGTGAAGGAGCGGTCCAAG gttcatggtggaattctGCGAATTTTTCCTGATGGTGGGTCGCATGTGGCGGATGTGGAGCCATTATTTGATCGTTTACTTTTTTTCTGGTCTGACCGTCGCAATCCACATGAGGTGCAGCCCTCCTATGCCACCAG GTATGCTTTGACTGTGTGGTATTTCGATGCCAAAGAACGAGCAGCAGCCAAGCAGAGGTTCAAAAGACTGAGCG AATCCAGACAAGACTCTGCTTCGGAGGACAGTTGA
- the EGLN3 gene encoding prolyl hydroxylase EGLN3 isoform X1, which produces MPLNHSPSVDLEKLALEHIAPRLLSAGYCYVDNVLGEEFGDKVLAQVRRLHQEGVLKDGQLAGRLRGVSKKHLRGDKITWVAGNEEGCEAIGFVLSVIDRLVVLCGTHLGQYYVKERSKAMVACYPGNGAGYVRHVDNPTGDGRCITCIYYLNKNWDAKVHGGILRIFPDGGSHVADVEPLFDRLLFFWSDRRNPHEVQPSYATRYALTVWYFDAKERAAAKQRFKRLSESRQDSASEDS; this is translated from the exons ATGCCTCTCAATCATAGCCCATCTGTGGACCTTGAGAAGCTGGCCTTGGAGCACATTGCACCTCGTTTGCTCTCAGCCGGCTACTGCTATGTGGATAACGTAttgggagaggagtttggggacaAGGTGTTGGCACAGGTGAGACGTTTGCACCAGGAAGGGGTGCTGAAGGATGGACAGTTAGCAGGACGTCTGCGAGGCGTTTCCAAGAAGCACCTTCGAGGGGACAAAATTACATGGGTTGCTGGCAATGAAGAAGGCTGTGAGGCGATTGGATTTGTCCTGTCCGTTATAGACCGACTGGTGGTGTTATGTGGAACCCATCTGGGCCAGTACTATGTGAAGGAGCGGTCCAAG GCAATGGTTGCTTGTTATCCAGGCAATGGTGCAGGCTATGTGCGACATGTAGATAATCCAACTGGAGATGGACGCTGCATTACCTGCATCTACTACCTGAACAAGAACTGGGATGCAAAG gttcatggtggaattctGCGAATTTTTCCTGATGGTGGGTCGCATGTGGCGGATGTGGAGCCATTATTTGATCGTTTACTTTTTTTCTGGTCTGACCGTCGCAATCCACATGAGGTGCAGCCCTCCTATGCCACCAG GTATGCTTTGACTGTGTGGTATTTCGATGCCAAAGAACGAGCAGCAGCCAAGCAGAGGTTCAAAAGACTGAGCG AATCCAGACAAGACTCTGCTTCGGAGGACAGTTGA